Proteins co-encoded in one Ruegeria sp. YS9 genomic window:
- the clpB gene encoding ATP-dependent chaperone ClpB, whose product MDLNKFTERARGFVQAAQTVALREGHQRLEPTHILKALMDDDQGLASNLITRAGGAPNRVVEALDAAMGKIPKVSGDAGQIYMDGQTAKVLDEAEKIATKAGDSFVPVERVLMALCMVKSKAKEALEAGAVSAQKLNEAINDIRKGRTADTATAEEGYDALKKYARDLTEAAREGKIDPIIGRDEEIRRAMQVLSRRTKNNPVLIGEPGVGKTAIAEGMALRIVNGDVPESLKDKKLLALDMGALIAGAKYRGEFEERLKAVLTEVTEAAGEIILFIDEMHTLVGAGKSDGAMDAANLIKPALARGELHCIGATTLDEYRKYVEKDAALARRFQPVMVQEPTVEDTISILRGIKEKYELHHGVRISDSALVSAATLSHRYITDRFLPDKAIDLVDEAAARLRMEVDSKPEELDQLDRQILQMQIEEEALKREDDAASRDRLETLQKDLAELQEKSAEMTAQWQAERDKLAGARELKEQLDKARADLEIAKREGNLAKAGELSYGIIPELEKKLSEAENAESNAMMAEETVRPEQIASVVERWTGIPTAKMLEGERDKLLRMEEALHARVVGQDEAVTAVANAVRRARAGLNDEGRPLGSFLFLGPTGVGKTELTKAVAEYLFDDENAMVRIDMSEFMEKHAVARLIGAPPGYVGYDEGGVLTEAVRRRPYQVVLFDEVEKAHPDVFNVLLQVLDDGVLTDGQGRTVDFKQTLIILTSNLGSQALSQLPEGADSAQAKHDVMDAVRAHFRPEFLNRLDETIIFDRLKRSDMAAIVDIQLGRLLKRLAARKIDLVLDDTAKEWLANEGYDPVFGARPLKRVIQRALQNPLAEALLAGEIKDGDVVPVTAGPDGLIIGDRLGTSERPRPDDAVVH is encoded by the coding sequence ATGGACTTGAACAAGTTCACTGAACGGGCACGGGGGTTCGTGCAGGCGGCGCAGACCGTTGCGCTGCGCGAGGGGCACCAGAGGCTGGAGCCCACTCATATACTCAAAGCATTGATGGATGACGATCAGGGGCTGGCAAGCAATCTGATCACACGCGCGGGCGGCGCGCCGAACCGCGTGGTCGAGGCGCTTGACGCAGCTATGGGCAAGATCCCGAAAGTCAGCGGTGATGCCGGCCAGATTTACATGGACGGCCAGACGGCCAAGGTTCTGGACGAGGCTGAAAAGATCGCCACCAAGGCGGGCGATAGCTTTGTGCCGGTCGAACGCGTGTTGATGGCGCTGTGCATGGTCAAATCCAAGGCCAAAGAGGCGCTGGAGGCGGGTGCGGTATCTGCGCAAAAACTCAACGAAGCCATCAACGACATCCGCAAGGGGCGCACTGCTGACACCGCAACGGCGGAAGAGGGCTATGACGCGCTCAAGAAATATGCCCGCGACCTGACCGAGGCCGCGCGCGAAGGCAAGATCGACCCGATCATCGGCCGCGACGAGGAAATCCGCCGCGCGATGCAGGTCCTGTCGCGCCGCACCAAGAACAACCCGGTTCTGATCGGTGAACCCGGCGTCGGTAAAACCGCGATTGCCGAGGGCATGGCCCTGCGCATCGTCAACGGCGACGTACCGGAATCGCTGAAGGACAAGAAGCTGCTTGCGCTCGACATGGGTGCGCTGATTGCCGGTGCGAAATACCGTGGTGAATTCGAAGAACGCCTCAAGGCCGTTCTGACCGAGGTCACCGAGGCCGCCGGTGAGATCATCCTGTTCATCGACGAGATGCACACGCTGGTTGGCGCGGGTAAATCCGACGGTGCCATGGATGCTGCCAACCTGATCAAGCCTGCGCTTGCTCGGGGTGAGCTGCATTGTATCGGCGCGACCACGTTGGACGAGTACCGCAAATACGTCGAAAAAGACGCGGCCCTTGCGCGCCGGTTCCAGCCGGTGATGGTTCAGGAACCGACGGTCGAGGACACGATCAGCATTCTGCGCGGTATCAAAGAGAAGTACGAGCTGCACCACGGAGTCCGTATTTCGGATTCGGCGTTGGTATCGGCCGCGACCCTGTCGCACCGCTATATCACCGACCGCTTCCTGCCGGACAAGGCCATCGACCTTGTCGACGAGGCGGCCGCGCGTCTGCGCATGGAGGTGGACTCCAAGCCTGAAGAACTGGACCAGTTGGATCGTCAGATCCTTCAGATGCAGATCGAGGAAGAGGCGTTGAAGCGGGAAGACGATGCGGCATCGAGGGATCGCCTGGAAACCTTGCAGAAGGATCTTGCCGAACTTCAGGAAAAATCCGCCGAGATGACCGCGCAGTGGCAGGCCGAACGCGACAAGCTGGCGGGCGCGCGGGAGTTGAAGGAACAGCTCGACAAGGCGCGGGCTGATCTGGAAATCGCCAAGCGCGAAGGCAACCTCGCCAAGGCGGGTGAGCTGTCCTATGGCATCATCCCCGAGCTTGAGAAAAAGCTGTCCGAGGCCGAGAATGCCGAAAGCAACGCCATGATGGCCGAGGAAACGGTGCGTCCGGAACAGATCGCCAGCGTTGTCGAACGCTGGACGGGCATCCCGACCGCAAAAATGCTCGAAGGCGAACGCGACAAGCTGCTGCGCATGGAAGAAGCGCTGCACGCCCGCGTGGTCGGCCAGGACGAGGCCGTTACAGCTGTGGCCAACGCCGTGCGCCGGGCCCGCGCCGGTCTGAATGATGAAGGGCGGCCGCTGGGTTCGTTCCTGTTCCTTGGGCCAACCGGTGTCGGTAAGACCGAGCTGACCAAAGCCGTCGCCGAATATCTGTTCGACGATGAAAACGCGATGGTGCGGATCGACATGTCGGAATTCATGGAGAAACACGCGGTTGCCCGTCTGATCGGTGCCCCTCCGGGTTATGTCGGCTATGACGAAGGCGGTGTGCTGACCGAAGCCGTGCGGCGCAGGCCCTATCAGGTCGTGCTGTTCGACGAGGTCGAAAAGGCGCACCCGGATGTGTTCAACGTGCTGTTGCAGGTTCTGGACGATGGCGTTCTGACCGATGGTCAGGGCCGCACCGTGGACTTCAAGCAGACGCTGATCATCCTGACGTCGAACCTCGGGTCTCAGGCGCTCAGCCAATTGCCTGAGGGTGCCGATAGTGCGCAGGCCAAGCATGACGTGATGGATGCCGTTCGAGCCCATTTCCGGCCCGAATTCCTGAACCGTCTGGACGAAACGATCATCTTCGACCGGCTGAAACGGTCGGATATGGCTGCGATTGTTGACATCCAGCTGGGTCGTCTTCTCAAACGCCTGGCCGCGCGCAAGATCGACTTGGTACTGGACGATACCGCCAAGGAATGGCTGGCCAATGAAGGCTATGACCCGGTCTTCGGTGCCCGTCCGCTGAAACGCGTCATCCAGCGCGCCTTGCAGAACCCGTTGGCCGAAGCTCTGCTGGCCGGGGAAATCAAGGATGGTGACGTCGTTCCGGTCACCGCCGGGCCGGATGGTTTGATCATCGGTGATCGTTTGGGAACTTCCGAGCGACCCCGCCCGGACGATGCCGTGGTGCATTGA
- a CDS encoding cyclase family protein translates to MCDICVMNAVKDKMLSRRGFFKAAAASGVAAAATGAVAPAALAVGHGGVEDMTHTLSPDFPTWGGEPGISAEQAFNFADHGFNLFNLSINEHTGTHIDAPLHFSADGTSVDEIPVTDLVAPLCVVDIAARAAEDADTRVTPDDLKAWIAANGDIPDGACVAMHSGWAGKTATDEFRNFDGEAQHYPGFHVEAAQMLMEETGARSIAVDTLSLDHGMSADFATHYAWLPSGRFGIECLAGLDRVPASGATLVIGAPKHQGGTGGPARIFALI, encoded by the coding sequence ATGTGTGATATCTGCGTAATGAATGCCGTCAAAGACAAGATGCTGTCTCGTCGCGGGTTCTTCAAAGCTGCCGCCGCTTCGGGTGTTGCAGCAGCCGCAACCGGGGCCGTCGCGCCGGCAGCATTGGCGGTCGGGCATGGCGGTGTCGAGGATATGACCCATACGCTGAGCCCGGATTTCCCGACATGGGGCGGCGAACCCGGCATTTCCGCCGAGCAAGCATTCAACTTTGCTGATCACGGCTTCAATCTGTTCAACCTGTCAATCAACGAACATACGGGCACGCATATCGATGCGCCGCTTCACTTCTCGGCGGATGGGACGTCGGTTGATGAAATCCCCGTCACGGATCTGGTCGCCCCCTTATGCGTCGTGGACATCGCCGCCCGAGCGGCCGAAGACGCTGACACGCGTGTCACCCCGGACGATCTGAAAGCCTGGATTGCGGCCAATGGCGATATCCCTGATGGTGCCTGCGTGGCGATGCACTCCGGATGGGCAGGCAAAACCGCCACGGATGAGTTCCGCAATTTCGACGGCGAAGCGCAGCATTACCCGGGCTTCCACGTTGAAGCCGCGCAGATGCTGATGGAAGAGACCGGAGCGCGATCAATTGCCGTCGATACCCTGTCTCTTGATCACGGCATGTCCGCAGATTTCGCGACGCATTACGCGTGGTTGCCGTCAGGCCGGTTCGGGATCGAATGTCTGGCTGGGCTGGATCGCGTGCCTGCGTCGGGTGCAACGCTGGTGATCGGCGCACCCAAGCACCAAGGGGGCACCGGCGGGCCGGCCCGGATCTTTGCGTTGATCTGA
- the msrP gene encoding protein-methionine-sulfoxide reductase catalytic subunit MsrP, translating to MAHRWTNTLTHADVTPRAAFLNRRQVMAGLAGVGLTAMAKPAAAQDGLEPNTWEEITTYNNYYEFGTGKDDPAKYAHTLVTEPWSVTIDGLVDRPGDYDFQAILSEMTIEKRIYRFRCVEAWSMVIPWNGFELADLLNMAGVQDGAKYVAFETAYRPDEMPGTRYPVLDWPYREGLRLDEAMHPLTIMATGIYDRPIPNQNGAPLRLVVPWKYGFKSIKSIVRITLTKDEPPTSWNMSNPREYGFYSNVNPNVDHPRWSQASEREIGGGLFASRKPTLMFNGYEQEVASLYEGMDLAKNY from the coding sequence ATGGCGCATCGCTGGACCAACACTTTGACACATGCCGACGTCACCCCCCGGGCGGCGTTTCTCAACCGGAGGCAGGTTATGGCCGGGCTGGCAGGTGTCGGCCTGACTGCGATGGCCAAACCGGCGGCAGCACAGGATGGGTTGGAGCCGAACACGTGGGAAGAGATCACCACGTACAACAACTACTATGAGTTCGGGACCGGAAAAGATGACCCGGCGAAATATGCTCATACGCTGGTGACCGAACCCTGGAGCGTCACGATTGACGGTCTGGTCGACCGTCCCGGTGACTATGATTTTCAGGCCATCCTGTCAGAGATGACGATAGAGAAGCGGATATACCGCTTCCGCTGTGTTGAGGCTTGGTCGATGGTAATTCCGTGGAACGGATTTGAGCTGGCCGACCTTCTCAATATGGCGGGCGTGCAAGACGGTGCGAAATATGTGGCTTTTGAGACGGCCTATCGCCCGGACGAGATGCCGGGAACGCGGTATCCCGTTCTTGATTGGCCGTACCGAGAGGGCCTGCGCCTGGACGAGGCGATGCACCCTCTGACGATCATGGCAACCGGAATTTACGACCGCCCGATTCCCAACCAGAACGGCGCGCCTTTGCGTCTGGTCGTTCCTTGGAAATACGGCTTCAAATCGATCAAGTCGATCGTTCGGATCACGCTCACCAAGGATGAACCGCCCACCAGCTGGAACATGTCCAATCCACGCGAATACGGGTTCTACAGCAATGTGAATCCCAACGTGGACCATCCACGCTGGTCTCAGGCTTCCGAACGCGAGATCGGGGGCGGGCTTTTCGCGTCACGTAAGCCGACCCTGATGTTCAACGGCTATGAACAAGAGGTCGCCAGTCTTTACGAGGGCATGGATCTGGCCAAGAACTATTAG
- the msrQ gene encoding protein-methionine-sulfoxide reductase heme-binding subunit MsrQ, producing the protein MQSINQTLRRIPVWAIYLLGALPAPWLFYLGLTGGLGVEPIEALEHRYGELALQLLIAGLAVTPLRRHVGLNLMKFRRAIGVLTFVYVALHLLVWLVLDVQLPSQIWADILKRPYITVGMTAFLLLLPLALTSNNWSVRRLGPRWRKLHRLVYAAALLGAMHYLLLAKGFQIEPLVYLATIIALLALRLPIPNLSLWSNRADSA; encoded by the coding sequence ATGCAGTCGATTAACCAGACACTCCGCCGTATTCCGGTATGGGCGATATATCTGCTGGGGGCGTTGCCCGCGCCCTGGCTGTTTTATCTTGGCCTGACCGGTGGTCTGGGGGTCGAACCGATTGAGGCGTTGGAGCACAGATATGGGGAACTGGCCCTTCAGTTGCTGATTGCCGGTCTGGCGGTCACACCCCTGCGCCGGCATGTCGGTCTCAACCTGATGAAGTTTCGCCGAGCGATCGGGGTGCTCACGTTTGTATACGTCGCGTTGCATCTTCTAGTGTGGCTGGTTCTGGATGTGCAGCTTCCCAGCCAGATCTGGGCGGATATCCTGAAACGCCCATACATAACGGTCGGCATGACGGCGTTCCTTCTTCTGCTTCCGCTGGCGTTGACTTCCAACAACTGGTCCGTGCGCCGACTGGGACCGCGCTGGCGCAAGCTGCACCGCCTTGTATACGCGGCAGCACTGTTGGGGGCGATGCATTACCTCTTGCTGGCAAAAGGGTTTCAGATCGAGCCGCTTGTTTACCTGGCTACCATCATCGCCCTGCTTGCCCTGCGCCTGCCGATTCCCAACCTGTCTTTGTGGTCCAACAGGGCCGATTCCGCCTGA
- a CDS encoding YcaO-like family protein: protein MPDTLIERAETARLVSEPSFAEFPMGAPIHAAFRLIELRNGTLPPKGGMDHRVSFGTGRTAEEAARLAGFEAIERYALQYSAEAPRTRESLIASDGASHVMPNDALALGVPGSDGKVTSKGAAAGPTHEAAALWAAMECLEHALGSQGFDHLAPETALPHDLTQWLNVHLRQLSLHILEVPGIGLLLRAVCADADGGRPTYGSALSADLAQGVWHAASEAVVSWRNMVMLEHNGVTDHGMDAEQARLFRLYRGAQNDRPVAPTRVFDTQAWDSPNPSLTTVLTAASRALGRPVAVFDMTAPEIPLPVVKSVPV, encoded by the coding sequence ATGCCCGACACGTTGATTGAACGCGCTGAAACTGCTCGGCTAGTTTCCGAACCCTCGTTTGCCGAATTCCCCATGGGTGCGCCGATCCACGCGGCTTTTCGCTTGATCGAGCTGCGCAACGGGACTCTGCCCCCCAAAGGCGGGATGGACCATCGCGTGTCTTTCGGCACAGGCCGCACGGCGGAGGAGGCGGCGCGGCTGGCCGGGTTTGAGGCGATTGAGCGCTATGCCTTGCAATACAGTGCCGAAGCACCACGAACCCGCGAAAGCCTGATCGCGTCGGATGGCGCATCCCATGTGATGCCAAACGACGCGCTTGCACTGGGTGTTCCGGGCAGTGACGGAAAGGTCACTTCAAAAGGTGCCGCAGCCGGCCCGACACACGAAGCCGCCGCCCTTTGGGCGGCGATGGAGTGTTTGGAACACGCTCTTGGATCGCAGGGGTTTGACCACCTGGCGCCGGAGACTGCACTGCCCCACGATTTGACGCAGTGGCTGAATGTTCACCTGCGGCAACTGAGCCTTCACATCCTCGAAGTTCCGGGCATCGGCCTTCTGCTGCGCGCGGTCTGCGCAGATGCGGATGGCGGCAGGCCGACCTATGGATCGGCGCTTTCCGCAGATCTGGCGCAGGGCGTCTGGCACGCAGCGTCCGAGGCGGTGGTGTCCTGGCGCAACATGGTGATGCTTGAACACAACGGTGTGACGGATCACGGCATGGATGCCGAACAGGCGCGCTTGTTCCGGCTTTATCGCGGCGCGCAAAATGACCGGCCTGTCGCTCCGACGCGGGTGTTCGACACGCAGGCGTGGGACAGCCCGAACCCGTCGCTGACGACTGTATTGACGGCCGCAAGCCGCGCTCTCGGTCGTCCGGTTGCGGTTTTTGACATGACGGCACCTGAAATTCCCCTGCCGGTGGTCAAATCCGTGCCAGTCTGA
- a CDS encoding carboxymuconolactone decarboxylase family protein → MADIFDEDLFLKGLEQRKNTLGAEYVEKNLAAADDFTRPFQEAMTAWCWGFGWGDDVIDAKTRSMMNLSMIGALGKMHEWEIHCRGAINNGVSKEEIRAIIHVVGIYCGVPQALECFRVARKVLEEA, encoded by the coding sequence ATGGCCGACATTTTCGACGAAGACCTGTTTCTGAAAGGATTGGAGCAAAGGAAGAACACGCTGGGCGCAGAGTATGTGGAGAAAAACCTTGCTGCCGCCGACGACTTCACCCGCCCGTTTCAAGAAGCCATGACGGCCTGGTGCTGGGGGTTTGGGTGGGGCGACGACGTGATCGACGCCAAGACCCGGTCGATGATGAACCTGTCGATGATCGGTGCGCTGGGCAAGATGCATGAATGGGAAATCCACTGCCGGGGCGCCATCAACAACGGGGTTTCAAAGGAAGAAATCCGCGCCATCATCCACGTGGTCGGGATTTATTGCGGTGTTCCTCAGGCGCTGGAGTGTTTTCGCGTCGCCCGCAAGGTGCTGGAAGAAGCCTGA
- a CDS encoding sulfotransferase family protein yields MPKILALWAVPRSTSTAFEWMMRQRGDLDCLHEPFGEAWYQGEDPLWHRFQPGDVTTPALTLDSVWLDIQQRAKRGPVFLKDFPHYINHMWDAEFLSHFTHAFLIRDPAKTITSMFKQWPDFAEGEVGFPEQRALFDLLTALNGTPPPVIDSDDLLEDPHGMTRAFCDAVGIPFIQEALSWEPGGDPSAHSWWDGGSFHGNLAKSTGLAPQTRTHIDIADAPDRVKQVHRRMKPHYDHLYKHRLTH; encoded by the coding sequence ATGCCCAAAATTCTCGCGCTCTGGGCCGTGCCAAGGTCCACGTCAACCGCGTTCGAGTGGATGATGCGACAACGCGGTGATCTCGACTGCCTGCACGAGCCCTTCGGCGAGGCGTGGTATCAGGGTGAAGACCCGCTTTGGCATCGGTTCCAACCAGGGGACGTGACAACGCCAGCCCTGACATTGGACAGCGTGTGGCTGGACATTCAGCAGCGGGCGAAACGGGGGCCGGTCTTTCTCAAGGACTTTCCGCATTACATCAACCACATGTGGGATGCCGAGTTTCTGTCGCATTTCACCCACGCCTTCCTGATCCGGGACCCGGCCAAGACCATCACTTCGATGTTCAAGCAATGGCCGGACTTTGCCGAAGGCGAGGTTGGCTTTCCCGAACAGCGTGCCCTGTTCGATCTGTTGACCGCACTGAACGGAACTCCGCCGCCGGTCATTGACAGTGATGACCTGTTGGAAGACCCGCACGGCATGACCCGGGCCTTCTGTGACGCGGTGGGAATTCCGTTCATCCAAGAGGCGCTGAGCTGGGAACCGGGCGGTGATCCGTCCGCCCATAGTTGGTGGGACGGCGGGTCGTTCCATGGCAACCTGGCGAAATCGACCGGGCTTGCGCCGCAGACCCGCACGCATATCGACATCGCGGACGCGCCAGACCGTGTGAAACAGGTGCACCGCAGGATGAAACCGCATTACGATCACCTTTACAAACACCGCCTGACACACTGA
- a CDS encoding aromatic ring-hydroxylating dioxygenase subunit alpha, with product MNAPLTHSLDARYYTDPAIFEQEMQGLLARTWQFAGHVAQVREAGDYFAFEIAGQNLFCIRGRDGEIRTFYNVCQHRAHEMVTGAGNTRVVVCPYHAWTYELTGQLRAGPNIKSVPGFDRSAICLTSVRTEVFNGFIFVNLDDDAAPMDEWFPGVREEIRAFVPHIDDLEPLEWVEIPENCNWKVSIENYSECYHCPTNHPTFAEGVVKPETYDIQPDAGGGYVLRHTTECQSLDKMTYPIDLSVPHAGDYQSWFLWPMFSFQCYPGNVLNTYHWRAVDADHCTVWRGWYTEGGSDSAVIRQLAVQDRETTVEEDIRLVESVHRGLKSRGYRPGPLVLDPGCGVMSEHSIARLQQWMREAVD from the coding sequence GGAAATGCAGGGGCTTCTGGCCCGAACGTGGCAGTTTGCGGGCCATGTCGCGCAGGTCCGGGAAGCAGGGGATTACTTTGCGTTTGAGATCGCCGGCCAGAACCTGTTCTGCATTCGCGGCCGCGACGGCGAAATCCGCACCTTCTACAACGTCTGCCAGCACCGGGCGCATGAGATGGTCACCGGCGCGGGCAACACCCGCGTCGTTGTCTGCCCCTATCATGCGTGGACCTATGAATTGACCGGACAGCTGCGTGCCGGGCCCAATATCAAATCGGTCCCCGGCTTTGACCGCAGTGCGATCTGCCTGACCTCGGTCCGAACTGAGGTGTTCAACGGGTTCATCTTCGTCAACCTCGACGATGACGCCGCCCCCATGGATGAATGGTTCCCCGGTGTGCGCGAGGAAATCCGCGCATTCGTCCCGCATATCGACGATCTGGAACCGCTGGAATGGGTCGAGATTCCCGAAAACTGCAACTGGAAGGTCAGTATCGAAAATTACTCGGAATGCTACCACTGTCCGACCAATCACCCGACCTTTGCCGAAGGTGTGGTCAAGCCCGAGACCTATGACATTCAGCCGGATGCGGGCGGCGGCTACGTCCTGCGTCACACGACGGAATGCCAGAGCCTCGACAAGATGACCTACCCCATCGACCTGTCGGTACCGCACGCAGGCGATTACCAGTCATGGTTCCTGTGGCCGATGTTTTCCTTCCAGTGTTATCCCGGCAATGTGCTGAACACCTATCACTGGCGCGCGGTTGATGCCGATCACTGCACCGTCTGGCGCGGCTGGTACACCGAGGGCGGTTCGGACAGCGCGGTCATCCGGCAACTGGCGGTCCAGGACCGCGAAACGACGGTCGAGGAAGACATCCGCCTTGTGGAATCCGTTCATCGCGGGCTCAAGTCGCGGGGCTATCGCCCCGGACCGCTTGTTCTGGATCCGGGCTGCGGCGTGATGTCGGAACATTCCATCGCGCGGCTTCAGCAATGGATGCGCGAGGCTGTGGATTAG